A genomic region of Aureimonas populi contains the following coding sequences:
- the recF gene encoding DNA replication/repair protein RecF (All proteins in this family for which functions are known are DNA-binding proteins that assist the filamentation of RecA onto DNA for the initiation of recombination or recombinational repair.), translating to MPASPEPAVRISHLRLADLRNYVSLDLALTSRFVVLSGDNGAGKTNLLEAVSLLTPGRGLRRAAYGEIARAGGSGGFSVKARLASGGEEVEALTMVRAEPGSPPARTLKLDGAPARSVDELQAHCRLLWLTPSMDGLFTGPAGDRRRFLDRLVLTLDPEHGRRSSDYERAMRGRNRLLSEDRRDESWLGALEEQMAALGLAIALARSQTAQRLSMLLANRRAGSFPAAGLALLSGYEPLDFHRPAVEIEDEIARRLSRSRALDRAAGRTLEGPHRGDLSVTHLDKAMPAALASTGEQKALLVGLILAQAELVSETSGLPPFLLLDEIAAHLDPGRRAALFDIVERLGVQSFMTGTDAALFEALEGRAQMLTVCEGAVR from the coding sequence CTGCCCGCCAGCCCCGAACCGGCCGTCCGCATCTCGCATCTGCGCCTGGCCGATCTGCGCAACTATGTCTCGCTCGACCTCGCCCTCACCTCGCGTTTCGTGGTGCTGTCGGGCGACAACGGCGCGGGCAAGACCAATCTTCTGGAAGCCGTCTCGCTGCTCACGCCCGGCCGGGGCCTTCGCCGCGCCGCCTATGGCGAGATCGCGCGAGCCGGGGGAAGCGGCGGCTTTTCCGTGAAGGCGCGCCTCGCCTCGGGCGGGGAAGAGGTGGAGGCGCTAACCATGGTGCGGGCCGAGCCCGGCAGCCCGCCCGCCCGCACGCTCAAGCTCGACGGGGCGCCGGCCCGCAGCGTCGACGAGCTTCAGGCCCATTGCCGCCTGCTCTGGCTCACCCCGTCCATGGACGGGCTCTTCACCGGGCCGGCGGGCGACCGGCGGCGCTTTCTAGACCGTCTCGTGCTCACCCTCGACCCCGAGCACGGCCGCCGCTCCTCCGACTATGAGCGCGCCATGCGCGGGCGCAACCGGCTGCTGTCGGAGGACCGCCGGGACGAATCCTGGCTCGGCGCTCTGGAGGAGCAGATGGCCGCGCTCGGCCTTGCCATCGCGCTGGCGCGGAGCCAGACCGCGCAGCGCCTCTCCATGCTTCTGGCCAATCGCCGCGCCGGCTCCTTCCCGGCAGCGGGCCTCGCGCTCCTGTCGGGCTACGAGCCGCTCGATTTCCACCGCCCCGCCGTCGAGATCGAGGACGAGATCGCGCGGCGCCTGTCGCGTTCGCGCGCGCTGGACAGGGCGGCCGGCCGCACGCTGGAGGGCCCGCATCGCGGCGACCTGTCCGTCACCCATCTCGACAAGGCGATGCCCGCCGCCCTCGCTTCCACCGGCGAGCAGAAGGCGCTTCTGGTGGGGCTCATCCTGGCGCAGGCCGAACTCGTGTCGGAGACGAGCGGCCTGCCACCCTTCCTGCTTCTCGACGAGATCGCCGCCCATCTCGACCCCGGCCGGCGCGCCGCGCTCTTCGACATCGTGGAGCGGCTGGGCGTGCAGTCCTTCATGACCGGCACCGACGCCGCGCTTTTCGAGGCGCTGGAGGGCCGTGCCCAGATGCTGACCGTGTGCGAAGGCGCGGTGCGATGA